One Deltaproteobacteria bacterium genomic region harbors:
- the rnc gene encoding ribonuclease III — translation MKTEALERVRALEAALGYAFPDARLALRALTHKSWANENREEADGDNERLEFLGDAVVAICVSTHLWRECPDAQEGELSRLRASLVNASALATVARRIGLGELLLLGRGEEQTGGRDKTSLLADGLEAVLGAVFLADGLEAAGDVVSRHLLEGAELDLEQRDRDHKTRLQELAQGRYSLTPRYRLVSESGPAHEKVFVAEVVVDEVLACEGEGKTKKAAQQAAARRALQHLEKEVGGEAAPERETPGGDSRGEET, via the coding sequence ATGAAGACCGAGGCCCTGGAGCGCGTGCGCGCCCTGGAGGCGGCGCTGGGCTACGCCTTTCCCGACGCCCGCCTGGCGCTGCGCGCCCTGACCCACAAGTCGTGGGCGAACGAGAACCGCGAGGAGGCCGACGGCGACAACGAGCGCCTCGAGTTCCTCGGTGACGCGGTGGTGGCGATCTGCGTCTCCACCCACCTCTGGCGCGAGTGCCCGGACGCCCAGGAGGGAGAGCTCTCCCGCCTGCGCGCCTCGCTGGTGAACGCGTCGGCCCTGGCGACGGTGGCGAGGCGGATCGGCCTGGGGGAGCTGCTCCTCCTCGGGCGAGGCGAGGAGCAAACCGGCGGGCGGGACAAGACCAGCCTGCTGGCGGACGGCCTGGAGGCGGTGCTCGGCGCGGTCTTCCTGGCGGACGGCCTGGAGGCCGCCGGAGACGTGGTCTCCCGCCACCTCCTCGAGGGCGCCGAGCTGGACCTGGAGCAGCGGGACCGCGACCACAAGACCCGGTTGCAGGAGCTGGCCCAGGGGCGATATTCACTCACCCCCCGCTACCGTCTGGTCTCGGAGAGCGGCCCCGCTCACGAGAAGGTCTTCGTGGCAGAAGTGGTGGTGGACGAGGTCCTCGCCTGTGAGGGCGAGGGAAAGACGAAGAAGGCGGCCCAGCAGGCCGCAGCCCGGCGGGCGCTCCAGCACCTGGAGAAGGAAGTGGGCGGCGAGGCCGCCCCCGAGCGCGAGACGCCGGGCGGAGACTCAAGAGGAGAAGAGACATGA
- a CDS encoding DedA family protein, which produces MVKRLYDWVLKWSGTRYAVPALAILAVAEASFFPIPPDVLLIAMAFALPRRAFWYAGVCSVASVLGGVGGYAIGRGLMDVLGCRLVALYKGQATFDWLAGSFAKYDFWAVFVAAVTPIPYKIFTITAGAMEMDLGTFVGASALGRPARFFAVALLIYLFGPVVRRFLEKYFNLVATVFVVLLIGGFVLMGTLGKHEEKESEAAPASPYARICGAGEEAAAADPGPAQPGGIEVTSPAP; this is translated from the coding sequence ATGGTCAAACGTCTCTACGACTGGGTCCTGAAGTGGTCGGGCACCCGCTACGCCGTGCCGGCGCTGGCGATCCTGGCCGTCGCCGAGGCCTCGTTCTTCCCGATCCCGCCGGACGTCCTGCTGATCGCGATGGCCTTCGCCCTGCCGCGGCGCGCCTTCTGGTACGCGGGCGTCTGCTCGGTCGCCTCGGTGCTCGGCGGCGTCGGCGGCTACGCCATCGGCCGGGGGTTGATGGATGTGCTCGGCTGCCGCCTGGTGGCCCTCTACAAGGGGCAGGCCACCTTCGACTGGCTGGCCGGCTCCTTCGCCAAGTACGACTTCTGGGCGGTCTTCGTCGCCGCCGTCACGCCCATCCCCTACAAGATCTTCACCATCACCGCCGGGGCGATGGAGATGGATCTCGGGACCTTCGTCGGCGCGAGCGCGCTGGGGCGCCCCGCGCGCTTCTTCGCGGTGGCCCTGCTCATCTACCTCTTCGGGCCCGTGGTCCGGCGCTTCCTGGAGAAGTACTTCAACCTGGTCGCCACCGTCTTCGTGGTGCTCCTCATCGGTGGGTTCGTCCTGATGGGGACCCTGGGCAAGCACGAGGAGAAGGAGAGCGAGGCCGCCCCCGCGTCGCCCTACGCCCGCATCTGCGGTGCGGGGGAGGAGGCCGCCGCCGCCGATCCCGGGCCTGCCCAGCCGGGCGGGATCGAGGTAACGTCCCCCGCGCCATGA
- a CDS encoding integration host factor subunit alpha — translation MTKADIVESVYNKVGFSKKESAEIVELVFQTMKETLEAGEKIKISGFGNFIVREKNARIGRNPQTGEVIEISARRVLTFRPSQVLKSALNT, via the coding sequence ATGACGAAGGCCGACATCGTAGAGAGCGTCTACAACAAGGTTGGATTCTCCAAGAAGGAGAGCGCCGAGATCGTCGAGCTCGTCTTCCAGACCATGAAGGAGACCCTCGAGGCGGGAGAGAAGATCAAGATCTCCGGCTTCGGGAACTTCATCGTCCGCGAGAAGAACGCGCGCATCGGTCGCAACCCGCAGACCGGTGAGGTGATCGAGATCTCGGCGCGGCGGGTGCTCACCTTCCGTCCGAGCCAGGTCCTGAAGAGCGCGCTCAACACCTGA
- a CDS encoding adenine phosphoribosyltransferase: MSDFKDLIRDVPDFPKPGILFKDITPVLGDPEAFGQVIDRLADLVKDRKIDKVAGMEARGFIFGSVLALRLGVGFIPVRKKGKLPAASVSVTYDLEYGTDTLEMHEDALAEGETVLVVDDLLATGGTAAATGELIAKAGGKVDSYLFVIELDFLEGRKKLGGEVHSLVHV, translated from the coding sequence ATGAGCGACTTCAAAGACCTGATCCGCGACGTCCCCGACTTCCCCAAGCCGGGCATCCTCTTCAAGGACATCACGCCGGTCCTCGGCGACCCCGAGGCCTTCGGGCAGGTGATCGATCGGCTGGCCGACCTGGTGAAGGACCGGAAGATCGACAAGGTCGCCGGCATGGAGGCCCGGGGCTTCATCTTCGGCTCGGTGCTGGCCCTCCGCCTCGGCGTGGGCTTCATCCCGGTGCGCAAGAAGGGGAAGCTCCCGGCCGCCTCGGTGAGCGTCACCTACGATCTGGAGTACGGGACCGACACCCTCGAGATGCACGAGGACGCCCTCGCCGAGGGCGAGACCGTCCTGGTGGTGGACGATCTCCTCGCCACCGGGGGCACCGCCGCCGCGACCGGCGAGCTGATCGCCAAGGCCGGCGGGAAGGTCGACAGCTACCTCTTCGTGATCGAGCTGGACTTCCTCGAGGGCCGCAAGAAGCTGGGCGGCGAGGTCCACTCCCTCGTCCACGTTTGA
- the era gene encoding GTPase Era, which produces MSEAPPSGAHRAGFVALIGQPNVGKSTLLNQILGERIAIVTHKPQTTRTRVLGVAHDPGWQIAFLDTPGVHPAKGGLNRYMVDVALSTLDEVEAVLFLVDVSHRLPAEALSETGEALDRALAQKVAFDERDAKILERLVRSGKPVVLGVNKVDAVHQPYLLPLIESYQAVHDWKGIHPISARTGEGLADLMASLAGLMPESPPLFPPDMLTDQAERTIAAEYVREQVMRHVHQEIPYETAVEILLFDEEEREGKGLVRIEANIVVDRASQKGIIIGKKGAMISRIGKAARLRLEKLLGARVYLGLNVRVEPGWSRKAGGLRKMGYT; this is translated from the coding sequence GTGAGCGAGGCCCCCCCGAGCGGCGCCCACCGCGCCGGCTTCGTCGCGCTGATCGGCCAGCCGAACGTCGGCAAGTCGACCCTGCTCAACCAGATCCTGGGCGAGCGGATCGCCATCGTCACCCACAAGCCCCAGACCACCCGCACCCGGGTGCTGGGGGTGGCGCACGATCCGGGCTGGCAGATCGCCTTCCTCGACACGCCGGGCGTACACCCGGCCAAGGGGGGCCTGAACCGCTACATGGTGGACGTCGCGCTCTCGACCCTCGACGAGGTCGAGGCCGTCCTCTTCCTGGTGGACGTCAGCCACCGCCTGCCCGCGGAGGCGCTGAGCGAGACCGGCGAGGCCCTCGATCGCGCCCTGGCGCAGAAGGTCGCCTTCGACGAGCGCGACGCGAAGATCCTCGAGCGCCTCGTGCGCTCGGGCAAGCCGGTGGTGCTCGGCGTCAACAAGGTCGACGCGGTGCACCAGCCCTACCTGCTGCCCCTCATCGAGAGCTACCAGGCCGTCCACGACTGGAAGGGGATCCACCCCATCTCGGCGCGCACCGGCGAGGGCCTCGCCGACCTGATGGCCTCCCTCGCCGGGCTGATGCCCGAGTCGCCGCCCCTCTTCCCCCCGGACATGCTCACCGATCAGGCCGAGCGCACCATCGCCGCCGAGTACGTCCGCGAGCAGGTGATGCGCCACGTCCACCAGGAGATCCCCTACGAGACGGCGGTGGAGATCCTCCTCTTCGACGAGGAGGAGCGCGAGGGGAAGGGCCTGGTACGGATCGAGGCGAACATCGTGGTCGATCGCGCCTCCCAGAAGGGCATCATCATCGGAAAGAAGGGCGCGATGATCTCGCGCATCGGCAAGGCCGCGCGCCTTCGCCTGGAGAAGCTGCTCGGCGCGCGGGTCTACCTGGGCCTCAACGTGCGCGTGGAGCCGGGCTGGTCCCGCAAGGCCGGGGGCCTGCGAAAAATGGGGTACACGTGA
- a CDS encoding hybrid sensor histidine kinase/response regulator — MPSRILYIGAENEHHALARRLLREDGHDFLTETSARGATDRALEMSPDLILVDLEDCGEDPEPLASRIRSSPGLMQVPVIALGRHEVRERMLSLGCDGVIEPPLNPTTFARTIGQYLRGHRERVRPAVRSRELEAFSRELVDRLEAKVAELTAANVRLRRADEVKVRVLENVSRELAAPLTPMVANLSRLLSGQLGPMVPRQRRVLGAVDRDLARLATTVSRVLDIASFTDFRPTEDPAPVDLNEVCRAAVRTLESKARSRRVSLDLHLPAKPVRARIDGKLLRQAVVNAVDHAVAFVPRGGFVLVAVEPQAVGTQVRIYDSGRPLDPGERASLFDPFSGAGRRDGDGHPALSLGLALAHKIATALELEVWAESPPEHHPGDGHEYPGVCIAFSLPPTLTEGLSAR; from the coding sequence GTGCCCTCCAGGATTCTCTACATCGGGGCCGAGAACGAGCACCATGCTCTGGCCCGGCGACTGCTCCGCGAGGACGGTCATGACTTCCTCACCGAGACGAGCGCCAGGGGTGCGACCGATCGCGCCCTGGAGATGAGCCCCGACCTCATCCTGGTCGACCTCGAGGACTGCGGCGAGGACCCCGAGCCGCTGGCCTCCCGGATCCGCTCCAGCCCCGGGCTGATGCAGGTGCCGGTGATCGCGCTCGGGCGCCACGAGGTGCGCGAACGGATGCTCTCCCTGGGCTGCGACGGGGTGATCGAGCCCCCCCTGAACCCGACCACCTTCGCCCGGACGATCGGCCAGTACCTGCGCGGCCACCGCGAGCGGGTGCGCCCGGCGGTGCGCAGCCGCGAGCTCGAGGCCTTCAGCCGGGAGCTGGTCGACCGCCTGGAGGCGAAGGTGGCCGAGCTCACCGCCGCGAACGTCCGCCTGCGGCGGGCGGACGAGGTGAAGGTGCGGGTGCTGGAGAACGTCTCCCGGGAGCTCGCGGCGCCCCTGACCCCGATGGTCGCGAACCTCTCCCGCCTCCTCTCCGGCCAGCTCGGCCCGATGGTGCCCCGGCAGCGGCGGGTGCTGGGCGCGGTGGATCGGGACCTCGCCCGCCTGGCCACGACGGTCTCCCGGGTGCTGGACATCGCCTCCTTCACCGACTTCCGACCCACCGAGGACCCCGCGCCGGTGGACCTCAACGAGGTCTGCCGGGCCGCGGTGCGCACCCTGGAGTCCAAGGCCCGCTCCCGGCGTGTCTCCCTGGACCTTCACCTCCCGGCGAAGCCGGTGCGGGCGCGGATCGACGGCAAGCTCCTGCGGCAGGCCGTCGTGAACGCCGTGGATCACGCGGTGGCCTTCGTGCCCCGGGGCGGCTTCGTCCTGGTGGCGGTGGAGCCGCAGGCCGTGGGCACCCAGGTGCGGATCTACGACTCGGGCCGGCCCCTCGACCCCGGCGAGCGCGCGAGCCTCTTCGATCCCTTCTCCGGTGCGGGTCGCAGGGACGGCGACGGCCACCCGGCGCTCTCCCTGGGGTTGGCGCTGGCCCACAAGATCGCCACGGCCCTCGAGCTCGAGGTCTGGGCCGAGAGCCCCCCCGAGCACCACCCCGGGGACGGCCACGAGTATCCCGGCGTCTGCATCGCGTTCTCGTTGCCGCCCACGTTGACGGAAGGCCTCTCGGCTCGCTAA
- the der gene encoding ribosome biogenesis GTPase Der produces MSRLIAIVGRPNVGKSTLFNRICGGKNAIVRDVPGVTRDRHYRDAEWSGHSFILIDTGGFEPDAEDELLSGMRAQAELAVEEAAGIIFVVDSRDGLTTADEEIARQLRRSGTPTVIAANKIDSMHGEETTGVIAEIARLGFDAHPISAEHGRGVGDLLDALLEAVVLPRIGEEEPEAETGLRLAVIGRPNVGKSTLLNALLGEERFLATEVAGTTRDSLDATLRYQKETFILTDTAGIRRRKSISQDLERYTVIRSLKSVENSDVAVLVLDATEVAVSQDARLAKLVVDRGKGLVIAVNKWDLILESDEGEGPDALRARVRETLPEVRHAPIVLTSALEGKRVFKLLDEVRAVHVRQTTRIPTAELNRWLEQVTGERPPPLVKGRPNRFFYATQVGRAPPKFVLTCSRPADVPDHYQRYLVNRLRDTYPLEGVTLRLTFKGRSGR; encoded by the coding sequence GTGAGCCGTCTAATCGCCATCGTCGGTCGCCCGAACGTCGGGAAGTCGACCCTCTTCAACCGCATCTGCGGAGGCAAGAACGCCATCGTCAGGGACGTCCCCGGCGTCACGCGGGATCGTCACTACCGGGACGCCGAGTGGAGTGGCCACAGCTTCATCCTGATCGACACCGGTGGCTTCGAGCCCGACGCCGAGGACGAGCTCCTCTCCGGCATGCGGGCCCAGGCCGAGCTGGCGGTGGAGGAGGCCGCGGGGATCATCTTCGTGGTCGACTCCCGCGACGGCCTGACCACCGCCGACGAGGAGATCGCCCGTCAGCTGCGCCGGTCGGGGACCCCGACCGTGATCGCCGCCAACAAGATCGACTCGATGCACGGCGAGGAGACCACCGGGGTGATCGCCGAGATCGCCCGGCTGGGCTTCGACGCCCACCCGATCTCGGCCGAGCACGGGCGCGGGGTGGGGGACCTCCTCGACGCCCTCCTCGAGGCGGTCGTGCTGCCGAGGATCGGCGAAGAGGAGCCGGAAGCCGAGACCGGGCTGCGCCTGGCGGTGATCGGTCGGCCCAACGTGGGCAAGTCCACCCTGCTCAACGCGCTCCTGGGTGAGGAGCGCTTCCTCGCCACGGAGGTCGCCGGCACCACCCGCGACAGCCTCGACGCCACGCTGCGCTACCAGAAGGAGACCTTCATCCTCACGGACACGGCGGGGATCCGGCGGCGCAAGTCCATCTCCCAGGACCTCGAGCGCTACACCGTCATCCGCTCGCTGAAGAGCGTGGAGAACTCGGACGTCGCGGTCCTCGTCCTCGACGCCACCGAGGTAGCGGTGAGCCAGGACGCCCGGCTGGCGAAGCTCGTGGTCGACCGGGGCAAGGGCCTGGTGATCGCGGTGAACAAGTGGGACCTGATCCTGGAGAGCGACGAGGGGGAGGGGCCCGACGCCCTGCGCGCCCGGGTGCGGGAGACCCTGCCCGAGGTGCGCCACGCGCCGATCGTGCTGACCTCGGCCCTCGAGGGGAAGCGGGTCTTCAAGCTCCTCGACGAGGTGCGGGCGGTGCACGTCCGGCAGACCACCCGGATCCCCACCGCCGAGCTGAACCGCTGGCTGGAGCAGGTCACCGGAGAGCGGCCGCCGCCGCTGGTGAAGGGCCGGCCGAACCGCTTCTTCTACGCCACGCAGGTCGGGCGGGCGCCGCCGAAGTTCGTGCTGACCTGCTCGCGGCCGGCGGACGTACCCGATCACTACCAGCGCTACCTGGTGAACCGCCTGCGCGACACCTATCCCCTCGAGGGGGTCACCCTGCGCCTCACCTTCAAGGGGCGGAGCGGCCGCTAG
- the mnmA gene encoding tRNA 2-thiouridine(34) synthase MnmA, which translates to MIVVAMSGGVDSSVAAGLLSREGHEVVGIHLRLADAPDRPEDAAPRACCAPQDAHDVRKVAARLGLDHYVLDYRERFEAEVIEPFVEAYAAGHTPNPCLQCNSEIKFGPLLEQARRLGAEELATGHYARIRRDAQGRLHLHRGRDPGKDQSYFLYRLDQPTLARLRFPLGELRKEEVRELARGWGLNTAEKLDSQEICFVGREGYARLVEARLGPQASGTLVDEAGRVLGEHEGLHRFTIGQRKGLGLGGGDRRYVTRIEPASGRVVVGPRSALARRKLRLGELSWIAGEPPALETPLEVHVRYRDRGRPGVLEGVEGDEAVARLEEAVEGAAPGQAVVFYDGDELLGGGTLLEAKE; encoded by the coding sequence ATGATCGTTGTGGCGATGAGTGGAGGTGTAGATTCCTCCGTGGCGGCGGGCCTCCTCTCCCGGGAGGGACACGAGGTCGTGGGGATCCACCTGCGCCTCGCCGACGCCCCCGACCGCCCCGAGGACGCCGCCCCCCGGGCCTGCTGCGCGCCGCAGGACGCCCACGACGTGCGCAAGGTCGCGGCCCGCCTGGGCCTGGACCACTACGTCCTCGACTACCGCGAGCGCTTCGAGGCCGAGGTGATCGAGCCCTTCGTCGAGGCCTACGCCGCCGGCCACACGCCCAACCCCTGCCTGCAGTGCAACTCCGAGATCAAGTTCGGCCCGCTCCTCGAGCAGGCCCGCCGCCTGGGCGCCGAGGAGCTGGCCACCGGGCACTACGCCCGGATCCGGCGCGACGCCCAGGGGCGCCTGCACCTCCACCGCGGCCGGGATCCGGGGAAGGACCAGAGCTACTTCCTCTACCGCCTCGACCAGCCGACCCTCGCCCGCCTGCGCTTCCCCCTGGGCGAGCTTCGCAAGGAGGAGGTCCGCGAGCTGGCCCGCGGCTGGGGCCTGAACACCGCCGAGAAGCTCGACAGCCAGGAGATCTGCTTCGTGGGCCGGGAGGGCTACGCGCGGCTGGTCGAGGCCCGCCTCGGTCCGCAGGCCAGCGGCACCCTGGTGGACGAGGCCGGGAGGGTGCTCGGTGAGCACGAGGGTCTCCACCGCTTCACCATCGGCCAGCGCAAGGGGCTGGGGCTCGGGGGAGGGGACCGCCGCTACGTCACGAGGATCGAGCCGGCGAGCGGGCGGGTGGTCGTGGGGCCGCGCTCCGCGCTCGCGCGCCGCAAGCTGCGCCTGGGTGAGCTCTCCTGGATCGCGGGGGAGCCGCCTGCCCTGGAGACGCCCCTCGAGGTCCACGTCCGCTACCGCGACCGCGGGCGCCCCGGGGTGCTCGAGGGGGTGGAAGGGGACGAGGCCGTCGCGAGGCTGGAGGAGGCCGTCGAGGGCGCCGCCCCCGGCCAGGCCGTGGTGTTCTACGACGGAGACGAGCTGCTCGGCGGTGGGACGCTGCTGGAGGCGAAGGAATGA
- a CDS encoding peptidylprolyl isomerase has product MKLRLPLIIGLSLALSACANQKTREEAPAPAKESEAAEAPKPAAEPEAAEPEAAAPAPAEAAPAPAAAAPGEAGPPPILTAPVVTAREMVPGEGKLLATFETNMGKIEVELLEQEAPLTVANFVGLAMGKHWFRGLDGKPAKRPFYDGTVFHRVIPRFMIQGGDPMGKGIGGPGYQFRDEPQDLRFDRSGLLAMANSGPNTNGSQFFLTEVPTPHLNGRHTIFGRVVAGEELIGKIARVPQGPGNRPVQAVTLDKVSIRRASPGAR; this is encoded by the coding sequence ATGAAGCTGCGCCTGCCCCTGATCATCGGCCTCTCCCTGGCCCTCTCGGCCTGTGCCAACCAGAAGACCCGCGAGGAGGCGCCCGCCCCGGCGAAGGAGAGCGAGGCGGCCGAGGCGCCGAAGCCCGCCGCCGAGCCCGAGGCCGCCGAGCCCGAGGCCGCCGCGCCCGCGCCCGCCGAGGCCGCGCCAGCGCCGGCCGCCGCGGCGCCGGGCGAGGCCGGCCCGCCCCCGATCCTGACGGCGCCGGTGGTGACCGCCCGCGAGATGGTGCCCGGCGAGGGCAAGCTGCTGGCCACCTTCGAGACCAACATGGGCAAGATCGAGGTCGAGCTCCTGGAGCAGGAGGCGCCCCTGACCGTCGCCAACTTCGTGGGCCTCGCGATGGGCAAGCACTGGTTCCGCGGCCTGGACGGCAAGCCGGCGAAGAGGCCCTTCTACGACGGCACGGTCTTCCACCGGGTGATCCCGCGCTTCATGATCCAGGGCGGCGATCCGATGGGGAAGGGCATCGGCGGCCCCGGCTACCAGTTCCGCGACGAGCCCCAGGACCTGCGCTTCGATCGTTCGGGCCTCCTGGCGATGGCCAACAGCGGCCCGAACACCAACGGCTCGCAGTTCTTCCTCACCGAGGTGCCCACGCCGCACCTGAACGGCCGCCACACGATCTTCGGCCGGGTGGTCGCCGGCGAGGAGCTGATCGGGAAGATCGCCCGGGTCCCCCAGGGGCCGGGCAACCGCCCGGTGCAGGCGGTGACCCTCGACAAGGTCAGCATCCGGCGCGCCTCTCCGGGGGCGAGGTGA
- a CDS encoding tRNA cytidylyltransferase: MSKALRKSAVPAAVLGVLERLEEVGHEAFLVGGAVRDLLLGRGAAQFDWDVATSARPEAVIEAFRRRSRVIPTGLEHGTVTVLAGEARLHVEVTTYRGEAGYSDGRRPDAVAFLERIEDDLSRRDFTVNALAWSPLRDELRDPFGGQADLAAGVLRAVGDPVRRFGEDGLRPLRAVRFAAVLGFTVEEETLAAIPGSLPVYDRVAVERLAQELKKLLLGPEVARGLALLFETGLWRRLVPGEAAADEAEGRALFLERASLGTLPAEELARWAGFLAPAGPDRAREVLEGLRLSRALQREVGTVLEAHQLGAPGPQDGPSLRRRLAVLAGQPGALEPLCEALAALLASEGAGEAAGALRAELARRPPLVPGDLALSGREVMALLGVRGGPVVGQTVRALLAWVLEDPARNTPEALRARVEESSTGGLQ; the protein is encoded by the coding sequence ATGTCGAAGGCACTTCGCAAGAGCGCGGTCCCCGCCGCGGTGCTCGGGGTCCTCGAGCGCCTCGAGGAGGTGGGCCACGAGGCCTTCCTGGTCGGCGGCGCGGTCCGCGATCTGCTGCTGGGGCGGGGCGCGGCGCAGTTCGACTGGGACGTCGCCACCTCTGCCCGCCCGGAGGCCGTGATCGAGGCCTTCCGCCGCCGCTCCCGGGTGATCCCCACCGGGCTGGAGCACGGGACGGTGACCGTCCTCGCCGGCGAGGCCAGGCTCCACGTCGAGGTGACCACCTATCGGGGGGAGGCCGGCTACAGCGACGGCCGGCGCCCCGACGCGGTGGCCTTCCTCGAGCGGATCGAGGACGACCTCTCCCGCCGGGACTTCACAGTGAACGCCCTGGCCTGGAGCCCCCTGCGAGACGAGCTGCGCGACCCCTTCGGGGGCCAGGCGGATCTCGCGGCCGGGGTCCTGCGCGCCGTCGGCGATCCGGTGCGCCGCTTCGGTGAGGACGGCCTGCGCCCCTTGCGAGCGGTGCGCTTCGCCGCGGTGCTCGGCTTCACGGTCGAGGAGGAGACCCTCGCCGCGATCCCGGGGAGCCTCCCGGTCTACGACCGGGTCGCCGTGGAGCGCCTGGCCCAGGAGCTGAAGAAGCTCCTCCTCGGCCCGGAGGTCGCCCGCGGCCTCGCGCTCCTCTTCGAGACCGGGCTCTGGCGCCGCCTCGTCCCCGGGGAGGCGGCGGCGGACGAGGCGGAGGGCAGGGCGCTCTTCCTGGAGCGGGCCTCCCTGGGGACCCTTCCGGCCGAAGAGCTCGCCCGCTGGGCGGGCTTCCTGGCCCCGGCCGGCCCCGACCGCGCCCGGGAGGTCCTGGAGGGGCTGCGCCTCTCCCGGGCCCTGCAGCGGGAGGTGGGGACGGTCCTCGAGGCGCACCAGCTGGGCGCTCCGGGGCCCCAGGACGGCCCCTCGCTGCGCCGGCGCCTCGCGGTCCTGGCGGGGCAGCCAGGGGCGCTGGAGCCCCTCTGTGAGGCCCTGGCGGCCCTCCTCGCGAGCGAGGGGGCAGGCGAGGCCGCCGGAGCCCTCCGGGCGGAGCTGGCGCGCCGTCCGCCCCTCGTGCCGGGGGATCTCGCCCTCTCCGGGCGGGAGGTGATGGCGCTGCTGGGGGTGCGCGGCGGCCCGGTGGTGGGCCAGACGGTGCGGGCGCTCCTGGCCTGGGTCCTGGAGGATCCCGCCCGGAACACCCCCGAGGCCCTCAGGGCCAGGGTGGAGGAGTCCTCCACAGGCGGGCTCCAATAA
- a CDS encoding MerR family transcriptional regulator, giving the protein MALRPRSATVAADAQAHEAEGTPSRAEARRESAAPAPDVGPEAAEAREGHRAIQIPDRRYFRIGEVADLLGVRPHVLRYWETEFKEIKPQKSQRNQRLYRRRDVEVLVAIRKLLYEERFTIAGAREQLRSLLSQGELETFSAPKVPLARLDLDRLEGLRDGLSDLLALLDRREADLDALE; this is encoded by the coding sequence GTGGCACTACGACCGAGGAGCGCGACGGTTGCAGCCGATGCCCAGGCCCACGAGGCCGAGGGCACCCCCTCCCGGGCGGAGGCTCGCCGGGAGAGCGCCGCCCCTGCGCCGGACGTCGGCCCGGAGGCGGCCGAGGCGAGGGAGGGCCACCGGGCGATCCAGATCCCCGACCGCCGCTACTTCCGCATCGGCGAGGTGGCCGATCTCCTGGGCGTCCGCCCGCACGTGCTGCGCTACTGGGAGACCGAGTTCAAGGAGATCAAGCCGCAGAAGAGCCAGCGCAACCAGCGGCTCTACCGGCGGCGGGACGTCGAGGTCCTGGTGGCGATCCGCAAGCTGCTCTACGAGGAGCGCTTCACGATCGCCGGGGCCCGCGAGCAGCTCAGGAGCCTCCTCTCCCAGGGGGAGCTCGAGACCTTCTCGGCGCCCAAGGTGCCGCTGGCCCGCCTGGACCTCGATCGGCTCGAGGGCCTGCGCGACGGCCTCTCCGATCTCCTGGCGCTCCTGGACCGCCGGGAGGCCGATCTCGACGCCCTCGAGTGA
- a CDS encoding prolipoprotein diacylglyceryl transferase, translating into MHPVLFSFDNPVTGASLQVTTYAALMFLGVAASIGLSSWLARRRGLPAFDVFAAGAIAFGVGFLGARLAFLLLNGKPEGVPWSVFLTTSGGLVWYGGFAGGALGALLYLRGYRIPLLPMIEIAGPGLALGHAFGRLGCFTAGCCHGAFAPDAALTVVFPPGGLAPPGIPLHPVQLYEAGALLLLSGALLVLHLRLGERWREGTTFALYLGGYAVLRFFTEMLRDDDRGGFLAGLSPAQWTSIVLLVLLGAALIWVRKSADDNDMVVKA; encoded by the coding sequence TTGCACCCGGTCCTCTTCAGCTTCGACAACCCGGTCACGGGTGCGTCGCTGCAGGTTACGACCTACGCCGCGCTGATGTTCCTGGGCGTGGCGGCGTCGATCGGCCTCTCGTCGTGGCTCGCCCGCAGGCGCGGGCTCCCCGCCTTCGACGTCTTCGCCGCGGGGGCCATCGCCTTCGGGGTGGGCTTCCTCGGCGCGCGCCTCGCCTTCCTGCTGCTGAACGGCAAGCCGGAGGGCGTGCCCTGGTCGGTCTTCCTCACCACCAGCGGCGGGCTGGTCTGGTACGGGGGCTTCGCGGGCGGCGCGCTCGGGGCGCTGCTCTACCTGCGGGGTTACCGCATCCCCCTGCTGCCGATGATCGAGATCGCCGGACCGGGCCTGGCCCTCGGCCACGCCTTCGGCCGCCTCGGCTGCTTCACCGCCGGCTGCTGTCACGGCGCCTTCGCCCCCGACGCGGCGCTCACGGTGGTCTTCCCTCCCGGGGGGCTCGCCCCGCCGGGGATCCCGCTCCACCCGGTGCAGCTCTACGAGGCGGGCGCGCTCCTGCTGCTCTCGGGCGCGCTCCTCGTCCTGCACCTTCGCCTCGGCGAGCGTTGGCGGGAGGGCACGACCTTCGCGCTCTACCTCGGAGGCTACGCCGTGCTGCGCTTCTTCACCGAGATGCTGCGCGACGACGACCGGGGCGGCTTCCTCGCCGGGCTCTCGCCGGCGCAGTGGACATCGATCGTCCTGCTCGTCCTGCTCGGGGCGGCCCTCATCTGGGTGAGGAAAAGTGCGGACGATAACGACATGGTTGTCAAGGCGTGA